The sequence GCATGGTTCAACTCGTCGCTGATCACCGCATCCTCGGGGCCGAGTATGGTTTCGAAGAGGCCGCCGTTCGCATCGAAGCAGGAGCCGTAGAGGATGGTATCCTCTGTGGCGAGGAAATCGCTGAGGCTGGCCTCCAGTTCCTTGTGCAGGATCTGGGTGCCACAGATGAAACGGACGCTGGCAAGGCCGAATCCCCACTCGTCGAGCGCCTTGCGGGCGGCCTCCCTGATGCGCGGATGCTGGGCTAGCCCGAGGTAGTTGTTCGCGCACATGTTGAGCACTTCCTTGCCATCGTCCGCCCGGACGGTATTCCCCTGCGGGGTGCTGATCCTCCGCTCAACCTTGTAGGTGCCCGCCTCGCGGATGCCCTGGAGTTCGGCCTCGATGTGTTTCCTGAATTCCTCGTTCATAGCTCGTTTTTTCTAACCAAAGACAGACCAGTCGAGCACGACCTTGCCGCTCATCCCGCTCTGCATGACTTTGATGCCCTTTTCAAATTCATCCGCCCCGAAGCGGTGGGTGATGACAGGCGCGATGTCGAGACCGCCCTCCAGCAGCACCTTCATCTTGTACCATGTCTCATACATCTCGCGGCCATAGATGCCCTTGATCGTGAGCATCGAGAAAATGACCTTGTTCCAGTCGATCGCCATCGGCTCGCCGGGGATGCCGAGCATCGCGATCTTCCCGCCGTGGCACATCGCGCCCACCATGGAGTGGAAGGCGGAGGGATTGCCGCTCATTTCCAGGCCGACATCGAAGCCCTCCTTGAGACCGAGCTTTTCCGTGACCGACGAAAGGCTTTCCTTGGAAACATCCAGCGCGACGTCGGCTCCCATCTTGCGTGCCAGATCGAGCCGGTAAGGGTTCACATCCGTGATGACGACATTGCGTGCGCCCGCGTGCTTCGCGATCGCCACCGCCATGACACCGATGGGGCCGGCCCCGGTGATTAGCACGTCCTCGCCGAGCAGATCGAAGGACAGCGCGGTATGCACCGCATTTCCGAAGGGATCGAAAATCGAGGCCACCTCCTCATCCACATCCTTGGAGTGGAGCCATACGTTAGTCATCGGCACGCTGATGTACTCCGCAAAGGCGCCGGTGCGGTTCACGCCGATCCCGCTGGTATCCTTGCAAAGGTGCCTCCTGCCTGCGAGGCAGTTCCTGCAGCGCCCGCATACCACATGCCCCTCCGCGCTGACGATGTCGCCCACCTGGAATCCGCTGACATTTCCACCTGTGGAGACGATTTCCCCCACGAACTCATGCCCCACGACCATGGGCACCGGGATCGTCTTCTGCGCCCAGGAGTCCCAGTTGTAGATGTGGAGATCCGTCCCGCAGATGCCCGTCTTGCGGACTTTCACCAGCACATCGTTCATGCCCACCACAGGCTCCGGGACGTCTTCGAGCCACAGGCCGGGTTCGGCTTTTGATTTTACCAGCGCTTTCATCGGTGTGCAAAGTCGGCTTAGCTCCTGCCAACATACAAGTCAACCGAAGTCTCGCTCCGCCGTAGGATAAGCGAGCGATGCCTTGCCCAAACAGGATATGTCCCCCAGCATATTCGAACAATATGGTCACACAGGCACAGATCGCGGAAAAACTCGGGGTATCCCGTCAGCTGGTCACCTTCGCCCTTTCCGGGCACCCACACGTCGCCAAGGAATCCCGCGAACTCATCATCGCCACCGCCAATGAGATGGGCTACCGACCCAACCCTTTCGCACGGGCTCTCAAGAGAAAGCGCACCGGGATCGTCGCACTATGGATCCCGGACCAGATCTCAACACACTACAACCATGTTGCCCGCGAACTCGGACGGCTGGTGAAACAGGATGCGCAAGAGCTGATCGTCTCGGAAATCGGCGGTGCGGACATGAACCAGATCTGGTCCAACGTGCCCGTGGACGGCATCCTGGCCGTCGATGCCTCGGAGGAAGCCTTCCGCGAACTTGAGAGCTTGGCCGGAAATTCCGCACCCATCGTGTCCATCGGCGCGCATGCTTCCGCGAAAACCGATAGCGTGCGCGTGGATCTTGGTGCGGGCGCCACAAGCGCCCTGAAACATCTGATCGGCTCCGGCTACAAACGCATCGCCCACGCAACTTTCGTCAGCGAGGGAGACCCGCATGGGAACCGCCGCAAAGCATATGCGAAAGCGATGAGAGACGCAGGGCTTGCGCCCGAGTTCATCCAATACCCCTTCAGCGAGAAACAACGGTCCATCACCCGCAGTCTCATCCAGGGATACATCGCGGAAAACGGCGCGCCGGAGGCTATTTTCTGCCACTCCGATGACGTCGCACTCGGGATTTACCGCGGCCTATGCGACATGGGAATCCGTGTCCCGGGGCAGGTCGCGCTCGTCGGCTGCGACGGCATCGAGGACTGCGAATATCTTGAGGTGCCCCTGACCACCATCGTCCAGCCGGTCGCCGAGATGTGCGCAACAGCATGGGAATACCTCAAGGCGCGCATCGAGAACCCAAAACGGAAACCTGCCTACAAGACATTATTGCCCGCACTCGTGATCCGGCAGTCCTCGCAGCGGACTTCCTGACCGAAACTCCGCACAGGCAGCCAACGAAACAAGAATTATCTTGTGCTAAATGCCGCTTGACGCATCCCGCAGACACGCAGAGCTTCCCCGCGGTCCGAAACAACACCGGACACGTCCATGAAAAAGATCCAGACATCTGCCAAGGCGCCGCTCGATCCCGGATTCCTGCCGGCTGCCCTTTTCAATCGCAGCTACCGCGAATCCACAGCCACCTCAGGAAAGGCGTACCCACTCGTTCTTGGGCTGGAGCGTGAAAACGGCCTTGTTTCCCGTTTCGAGACCGCCGTCTTACCCACAACCGATGCGACCACCCTCCGTTACGTCGAGCGGCTCGTGAAATTCCTCATCTGGTCGCGCGGCGGCTGGAAACTACATTTCGGCGGCCCCGTTTCCATCGGTGAGTCGATCCGAAAAACCTACTCTTCCCGCGGGGCCCGCAAGTTCGATTGCAAGATGATGGCACTGGCCTACGGCCGTGACTTCGAGGTCTCCGTCACCAACGCCGATCTGGTACCCGACGCAAAGGACATGGAAGTCCCCGCCGGAGGGCATCTCAAGGGCTGCCGCATCGGCTTCGACCTCGGAGCCAGCGATTTCAAGGTCTCCGCCGTCGTCGATGGTCAGGCGATCTTCACCGAGGAAACCCCGTGGGATCCCAAGAACCAGAAAAACCCGCGCTACCACTACCACAACATCTCCGCCGCCCTGCACCGCGCGGCCGCGCATATGCCGCGCGTCGATGCCATTGGAGGCAGCTCCGCAGGCATCATCGTGGATAATGAGATCCGCGTTGCCTCACTCCTGCGTTCCATCCCGAAAAAGGATTTTGCGCAAGCCTCCGCAGTCTTCAAGCGCGTCCAGAAGGAATGGGATGTGCCACTGGTGATGATGAACGACGGCGATGTCACCGCTCTCGCCGGTGCCCTCTCGCTCGGCAAAAAAGGCATGCTCGGCCTCGCCATGGGCTCCAGCGAGGCCGTCGGCTACATGGACAGGAAAGGCCGCATCCTCGGCTGGCTCAACGAACTCGCCTTTGCCCCTGTCGATTACAACCCCGCCGCCCCCGCCGACGAATGGTCCGGCGACCGCGGTGTCGGCGCACTCTATTTCTCCCAGCAGGCGGTCAACAAGCTCCTGCCCGCCGCGAAGATCAGGATGCCCGCAAAAATGGATCTTCCCGAGCGGCTGGTAGAGCTGCAGGAACTCATGAAAAAAGGCGATGAGCGCGCTGCCAAAATCTACGAAACCATCGGCGTCTATCTCGGCTACACCATCCCTCACTACGCGGATTTCTACGACTACGCCCACATGCTCATCCTTGGACGCGTCACCACCGGAACCGGAGGCGACATCGTTCTCGCCAAAGCCGCCGAAGTCATGAAAAAAGAGTTTCCCGAAATCGGCGGTAACATCGAAATGCACGTCCCCGACGAGAAAACCCGCCGTGTCGGCCAGGCGGTCGCCGCCGCCAGCCTACCGAAAGCGAGCAAATGAAGTCTCAATGATCAGAGCGAACACAAGGACCCGGAAAACAACCCTCTCTCTGGACTGCGTGTCCTCAGTGGTCAAAATACCCAGCCGGGCCGAGCATTCCATCTTCGTTCATCCGCGCATCCTGCGGTCAGATCCCATTCCCCATAGCCCATGAATTTCCACCAGCCCAATGCACAAACCTTCATCCCGGATTGCGCACCGGAGACCGAAGCCCTCGCCCGC comes from Akkermansiaceae bacterium and encodes:
- the tdh gene encoding L-threonine 3-dehydrogenase, with protein sequence MKALVKSKAEPGLWLEDVPEPVVGMNDVLVKVRKTGICGTDLHIYNWDSWAQKTIPVPMVVGHEFVGEIVSTGGNVSGFQVGDIVSAEGHVVCGRCRNCLAGRRHLCKDTSGIGVNRTGAFAEYISVPMTNVWLHSKDVDEEVASIFDPFGNAVHTALSFDLLGEDVLITGAGPIGVMAVAIAKHAGARNVVITDVNPYRLDLARKMGADVALDVSKESLSSVTEKLGLKEGFDVGLEMSGNPSAFHSMVGAMCHGGKIAMLGIPGEPMAIDWNKVIFSMLTIKGIYGREMYETWYKMKVLLEGGLDIAPVITHRFGADEFEKGIKVMQSGMSGKVVLDWSVFG
- a CDS encoding LacI family DNA-binding transcriptional regulator, producing MVTQAQIAEKLGVSRQLVTFALSGHPHVAKESRELIIATANEMGYRPNPFARALKRKRTGIVALWIPDQISTHYNHVARELGRLVKQDAQELIVSEIGGADMNQIWSNVPVDGILAVDASEEAFRELESLAGNSAPIVSIGAHASAKTDSVRVDLGAGATSALKHLIGSGYKRIAHATFVSEGDPHGNRRKAYAKAMRDAGLAPEFIQYPFSEKQRSITRSLIQGYIAENGAPEAIFCHSDDVALGIYRGLCDMGIRVPGQVALVGCDGIEDCEYLEVPLTTIVQPVAEMCATAWEYLKARIENPKRKPAYKTLLPALVIRQSSQRTS
- a CDS encoding ROK family protein, giving the protein MKKIQTSAKAPLDPGFLPAALFNRSYRESTATSGKAYPLVLGLERENGLVSRFETAVLPTTDATTLRYVERLVKFLIWSRGGWKLHFGGPVSIGESIRKTYSSRGARKFDCKMMALAYGRDFEVSVTNADLVPDAKDMEVPAGGHLKGCRIGFDLGASDFKVSAVVDGQAIFTEETPWDPKNQKNPRYHYHNISAALHRAAAHMPRVDAIGGSSAGIIVDNEIRVASLLRSIPKKDFAQASAVFKRVQKEWDVPLVMMNDGDVTALAGALSLGKKGMLGLAMGSSEAVGYMDRKGRILGWLNELAFAPVDYNPAAPADEWSGDRGVGALYFSQQAVNKLLPAAKIRMPAKMDLPERLVELQELMKKGDERAAKIYETIGVYLGYTIPHYADFYDYAHMLILGRVTTGTGGDIVLAKAAEVMKKEFPEIGGNIEMHVPDEKTRRVGQAVAAASLPKASK